The following DNA comes from Candidatus Methylacidiphilum fumarolicum.
TATCTTTTTAAAGACAAGCTCAATCGGATTATTTATGTCGGCAAAGCCGTGGATCTTCATAAAAGGGTTAGCCAGTATTTTCATCCATCGAAAAAATTTAGTGGGGATAGAAAATTAAAAGCTCTGATCGAGGCTGTTGCCGATCTTGAATTTTACTGCGTTCATTCGGAAGCCGAAGCTGTACTCTTAGAAGGAAGACTGATTAAAGAATTTAGGCCACGGTATAACATAAGCTTTAGAGATGATAAACGGTTCTTGTTGGTCAAAGTCGATTTAAACACACCATTCCCGAGATTTCAAATTACGCGTTTAAAAAAACAAGACAATGCGAGATATTTTGGTCCATTCGCTAGTGCTGGTGCATTGAGAACCACACTTAATTTAATGAAAAAAAACTTTGGCCTCCGTTCCTGTTCAGCGGTGATTCCTACCGAAAAAGACTACAAACACTGCCTGGACCATATCATAAAAAATTGTTCGGCACCCTGCATAGGCAAAGTGAATCAGGCTGAATACTATCAAAGGGTTCAAAAAGCCTGTGAATTTCTTGAAGGCCGGTCCAAAGAAATGATTAAGGAAATACGGCAAAAAATGGAGGAAGCCGCTCGGGCTCAAGAGTTTGAAAAAGCTGCAGAACTAAGAGATTTATTAGAAGCCTTGGAACAAACAACAAAGCCGACCAGACGTTTTGCCAAACAGCTTCCAAAAGCCCTTTCTCCACTCGAAGATTTAGAAGAACTAAAAACTGTTCTCTCTCTTCCTAAACTCCCACTGATCATCGAATGCTTCGACATATCTAACATTTCTTCACTGCACAAAGTGGCTTCGATGGTTTTGTTCCGAGAGGGAAAAGCTGACCGTTCTTCCTACAGGCGATACCGAATTAAGACGGTTGTTGGACAAGATGATTTTGCCTGCATGGAAGAAGTCATCCGAAGAAGGTATAAAAGGATCCTCGAGGAGGGAGGAAAACTAGCCGATCTTATCATTGTCGATGGAGGCAAAGGCCAGCTTTCGAGCGCACTGAAAGCGTTAGATTCTCTTGGATTAAGTAACCTTTCTTTGATTGGACTTGCTAAAGAAAATGAAGAAATCTACCGGGTCGGATGCTCTGAGCCCCTTATCCTTGATAAAAGCAGTGGGGCTTTACGCTTACTCCAAAGAATCAGAGATGAAGCCCATCGGGTTGCCAATGCCTATCACCAACTGCTCTTAAAGAAAAGAATGAAAGAAAGCATTCTCGATGAATGTCCTGGGGTGAGTGAAAACAGAAAAAAACTACTCATTCAATCTTTTGGCTCTGTAGATAGACTGAGAAAGGCTACTATGGAAGAAATCGCAGCTGTTAAAGGAATTGGGAGAAAACTTGCAGAAAAAATCTTTTCTTTTCTTGCTTCACGAAATTGATTGAATGGTCAATAGGAGATCCATCTAGAAAAAATTTTATCTTTTTTATCGCTTTTCTTCTTTTCCTCTGTCTTCGATTCACTATGACCCATTTCTAAGCTATGAACTACTCCATCCAAGCCTGAGGGCTCTGGGATGGAGTTTCGCGCTTCCCTGCGGGCAGTTTCACCGGAGTATGCTCGGCTCGCGGACTTCCAGCCCGCAGCGAGGTTCCATCCGGCCAGAGCTTCCCGCTCCACGCATGGATCGGTTCCCGTCCATTCCTTTCCGTATACAACGACCTTCGGCCCTGGAAAGGCGAAGCCGTGGTCCTTCTCCCATTTCGCCAAGCCCCAGTCGAGAAGCCCGAGCGCCGAGTTCTCGTCCCGATGGCAGGACGCTCCGCATGCGCACTCATGCCACCGGTCGCCGAGGGTCTTTTCCACGACGCCGCCGCATCGGTGGCATCTCTGGCTTGGCTTCAACGTCCTCGCCTGTGCTTCCAGCTATCCGATACCAGCCTCTTCCGCTTTGTATCCGACCATCGCCCCGAAAGCTCCGAACGATGCGTCCAACATCTCTCGATTCAGCCCGGCTTTTTGCCGCACACGTTTCCCGGGCTTTTTCCGGCTGCCCCGGGCCGAAGCCGTCATCCTTTTCGGCTCCAGCTCCTCCGTGATCAACAGTCCGCTGCGTCTCACCATCGCGGCGCTCTGCTTGTGCAGGAAATCCTTCCTGACGTTCGCCACCTTGGCGTGCATCCGGGCGAGCAGCTCGTACTGCTTGCGCAACCTCTTGGAAATGCGAAATCCCTTCCGTTTCCCCTGCTTGCGGATCGCCGCCTCCATCTTGCGGGAGATCGTCCGTCCGAGCTTCCTGAGCTTCTTAAGCGCCTTGCGCAGATGGCGCGGATTGGCGACCTCGGAAACGTCCGGCTCGCTCTTTTCCGGCTCCAACCTGGCGCTAGTCAGGAACCGCTCCGTGCCCAGGTCGAAAGCCTCGGCTCCACAGCCATGCTCCCGCGCCGGCCGGCAGCGCATCGTGACCGACGCATGCCATCGGCCGCCGGAAAGAAAGATCTCGCATGTCCTGGGTTCTCCGGGAGTACGGGCCTTGCCCCGGATCGGGATCTCCCCAATGCCGGAGAGACGAAGCTTCAGGTGAGCGCTTCGCTCTCTGGCGATCAGCCGCCAGTCACCTTCGTGCTGCTTGAAGCCGAAACCGCTGAATCGCCCTGCCTGCTTGAAACGCGGGAATCCCGGCTTTTCGCCTTGCCGGATGCGGCGGAAGAACGCCTGAAAGGCGAGATCCAACCTCTTGAGCGTTACCTGGGCGGATTGAGCATTGATCGAGGCGAGAAGCGCGCTGCAGGAACGGAGCTCGGTGAGCCATCGGCACTGCTCGGCGAAACCGATGCGCCGCTTTTCCTCCTTCCACGCCCGCCTGCGCTCCTCCAAAGCTAGGTTCCAGAGAAAGCAATGGACCCAGCGAGTCCGCAAAAGCTCATCCCGGACGGTCTTGGATGGATAGAGCCGGTAGGTGACCTTGCGCTCGACCGGGCCCAGAACGGGAAGACCAGCGGGTGATGCGATCATCATGAGGCGACGCTGGACAGTGGCCAGCAATATGGTCTATCATTTAGTGTAATGACAGGTCAAGTGCGTTTGCACCTTCTGCATCACTGCGTTTACGCGCTGCACTACCATTTAGTTCTTGTCACAAAATACCGCCGCAAGGCGCTTACCCGCCCCATGCTTGACCGGTTGCGTGCTATTGCGGAAATGAGCTGGGATGGATGGGGCGGACAGCTGCTTGAGTGCAACGGAGAATCTGACCACGTTCACTTGCTGGTTGCGTTGCCACCAAATCTTGGACTCAGCCGCTTCCTGAACAATCTCAAGACAACTTCTTCCAGACTTCTCCGCAGAGAGTTTGCCACAACGGTCGCCCGTTTCTATCGTAAGGCAGTTCTTTGGAGCCGTTCCTACTGCGTTATCACGTGCGGGGGCGCCCCATTAACCGTCCTCAAACAGCACATCGAACGGCAAGAAACGCCGGAATAGGGCGGCCTTCACCACAATCCAAGCCCAAAGCTCTGGCTGGAGCACTGGCCGCCAGAGAGGGTAGTGTGACCTTTGCTTGGGTGGAAAGAAGAAAAGTTTTACAGTCGGGGCCAGTTATTGTGTGTAGAGAGAACGAGTTAAGCCTTGGTTACCAATTGGCTATTGGTGCCCTTCTATTGTAGCGCAACCCTCATCCATAGCCTCAGGTTGTTGAGAGGAGGGCATCAAGCCCATTTTTCCAAGACTCTTCGATCTCTGTCCCTTTTAGTTCGATGCTTTCTGCTCCGTAGTGTAACTTTAGGACATAATCCTCAAGAACTTCTCCTATAACGACCGCTTCTAGTCCTTTATGTTGGCAATTACAAAGAACTTGAGACAGTTTATTTTTGGGAACCGAAACTATTGTTCTAGCGCCAGCTTCGTTAAACAACAGCTCATCAAGCCTACGATTGGTTGGGAAAACAATCGAACAGCCCAGCTTTTTTCTTCCACTCCCTATACTCTCGATTAAGGCCAAAGCCAGCCCCCCTTCTGATAGATCATGGGCAGTCGAAACCAATCCTTCTGAAATTAAAAGACGTAAAACTTCATTGTGTTTCTTTTCTGCTTCTAAATGGAACCAGGGAAGTTGATTTCCAGTTATTCCCAACCATTCTTGAAGATATAAGGAGCCTTGGAGACCTTCGCCCCAACCACCCAGAAGAACAATCGTCTCTCCAGGGCGTTGAAAGGATAGTTTGGGGATAGGCTTATCGCTTTCAATCAATCCTACAGCCCCAATGACGGGTGTGGGGAGAATGGCTCCCTCTTTAGAATAATTATAAAAACTTACGTTGCCGCCTGTCACTGGAATATCAAAGAACCGACACGCATCAGCAATGCCTCTAATCGCCTCTTTAAACTGCCAATAAACTAAAGAATTATTAGGATCAGCAAAATTGAGATTATCGGTTATCCCCAAAGGAAGAGCTCCTACCACTGACAAATTTCTTATTGCTTCAGCCACGGCTAATTTTGCTCCATTATAGGGATCGATTCCACAATAGCGTCCATTCCCATCTAAAGTAGCTGCTAAGCGGACCGGCTCATTTCCTAAAATTACTCTCAATACGGCAGCATCTGCGCCAGGCCCTTCAATGGCATGCAATCCTACAAGATAATCAAACTGCCTATAAATCCATTCTCGAGAGGAATTTTGAGGAAGCGCAGCAAATGCCAACAGGAAAGCTTTGTAATCTATAGGTTGCGGTATTTTCTCTAAAGGCGGCAAAGAAGGATTTGTCATCAATGGCTCTGTGGCAGGCAACTCATAAACTGGAGCTTGATGGACGATCAAATCCGGAGAAATCTCTATGGCTTTTCTGCCCCGATGATAAAAGCAAAGTTTTTCTTCCTTAATTACTTGACCAATTTGAGTAAAAGGCACACCCCATTTAGTGAAGACCGCTTTTGCTCGGTCTACTTTGTCTTTATGGATGATTAGAAGCATTCGTTCTTGAGATTCAGAAAGTAAGATCTCTTCAGCTTGCATATCTGCTTCACGTACAGGAACATTATCCAAATTTATTTCCATACCCCTCTTTGCTCTAGCGGCCGTTTCAGAAGTCGAGCAGATCAATCCTGCCGCTCCCATGTCCTGTATCCCAACTACTACCCCTGGTTCCTGAAATAGCTCAAGACAAGCCGACATTAAGATCCTTCCCATAAAAGGATCAGCAATCTGAACAGAATATCGTTCTTCGGTTTTCTGCTCTTCCAGTTTTCGCGAAGCAAAAGCTGCCCCTTTGAGTCCATCTCTTCCTGTCTTTGATCCAGCTATAAAAACCGGATTACCAATCCCCTCAGCCTTACCCCGCTGGATCTGATCTACCCTGACCACTCCAAGACAAAAGACATTGACTAATGGGTTACCCTCATAACTGCTATCAAAGGCTAGTTCCCCACCCACAGTAGGAACTCCCACACAATTCCCGTAATGAGCAATGCCTGCTACTACATGCCGAAGCAGAAAAGCATTGTGAGAGGCTTGAGTACTTTTTTCTGCTCGAATCTCCCCAAATCTCAAAGAATTCATAAAGCAGACTGGTCTAGCCCCCATAGTAAAAATGTCCCTGAATATTCCTCCAACTCCTGTTGCCGCTCCCTGAAAGGGCTCAACAGCACTGGGATGATTATGAGATTCAATTTTGAATACGACAGCCCATCCGTTACCCAGATCGACTACGCCTGCATTTTCTTCTCCCGCTTTAACCAAGACCCTCTTGCCTGTTGTGGGTAACTTTTTTAGTTCCCTCTTCGAGCTTTTATAACAACAGTGTTCACTCCACATGACACCGATCAGAGCCATTTCAGCCCGCGTAGGGACTCTTCCCAGTAGCTGGGCAAGCCTTTGATATTCGTCAAAGGAAAGCCCAAAGGATTTCAATTCTTCAAGCAGATCACCATTTTTAGCACTCAACCCTTCATTGGATGTTTTCATGTCCATTATTGGCTAGAACAATATACTTTTTTTCCCTTGTGGTAAAGCTCCCTCAAGAACGGCCTAGGAGAAAGATCAAATAGACAAAAACTGGCTTCATTGCCCTCTTTTAAACCATGAGGTATGCCAAGTATTTCGGCGGGACGCACCGAATAGGCATCCCACCACTCCCACCAGGGTGTCCCTGTCATTTTATGAGCAAGAAAGACCCCATCAAAAGGCCGTAACGTGGAGCCCCCGAGTCGACCACTTTGCTTCTCAATGGCTTTACCTTGAGGATCGACTACTATTTCTATATGCCCTAGGTGATAAATTCCAGGAGAAGCAGCTGCTCCAGCCATCGCATCAGAAACAAGGATGACTCTTGAACCCAAAGCTTTTGTTAAGGCCCGAAAGGCTACCATAGGCACATGTTTGCCATCTGGAATCAAGGAAGCATAGGGAAGATCCGAGGCAATAACATCTAGAAGCACATTCTGAAATTTAGGAACAACAGGAGAAAGGGCATTGCCTAAATGCGTCCAAAGTTTAGCACCTGCAATGACAGCAGATTGTATAATTTCCCAAGAAGCTTCTGAATGCCCAATA
Coding sequences within:
- a CDS encoding excinuclease ABC subunit UvrC, with translation MSVQEKIRTLPHKPGVYLFKDKLNRIIYVGKAVDLHKRVSQYFHPSKKFSGDRKLKALIEAVADLEFYCVHSEAEAVLLEGRLIKEFRPRYNISFRDDKRFLLVKVDLNTPFPRFQITRLKKQDNARYFGPFASAGALRTTLNLMKKNFGLRSCSAVIPTEKDYKHCLDHIIKNCSAPCIGKVNQAEYYQRVQKACEFLEGRSKEMIKEIRQKMEEAARAQEFEKAAELRDLLEALEQTTKPTRRFAKQLPKALSPLEDLEELKTVLSLPKLPLIIECFDISNISSLHKVASMVLFREGKADRSSYRRYRIKTVVGQDDFACMEEVIRRRYKRILEEGGKLADLIIVDGGKGQLSSALKALDSLGLSNLSLIGLAKENEEIYRVGCSEPLILDKSSGALRLLQRIRDEAHRVANAYHQLLLKKRMKESILDECPGVSENRKKLLIQSFGSVDRLRKATMEEIAAVKGIGRKLAEKIFSFLASRN
- a CDS encoding zinc ribbon domain-containing protein, whose amino-acid sequence is MKPSQRCHRCGGVVEKTLGDRWHECACGASCHRDENSALGLLDWGLAKWEKDHGFAFPGPKVVVYGKEWTGTDPCVEREALAGWNLAAGWKSASRAYSGETARREARNSIPEPSGLDGVVHSLEMGHSESKTEEKKKSDKKDKIFSRWISY
- a CDS encoding RNA-guided endonuclease InsQ/TnpB family protein, yielding MMIASPAGLPVLGPVERKVTYRLYPSKTVRDELLRTRWVHCFLWNLALEERRRAWKEEKRRIGFAEQCRWLTELRSCSALLASINAQSAQVTLKRLDLAFQAFFRRIRQGEKPGFPRFKQAGRFSGFGFKQHEGDWRLIARERSAHLKLRLSGIGEIPIRGKARTPGEPRTCEIFLSGGRWHASVTMRCRPAREHGCGAEAFDLGTERFLTSARLEPEKSEPDVSEVANPRHLRKALKKLRKLGRTISRKMEAAIRKQGKRKGFRISKRLRKQYELLARMHAKVANVRKDFLHKQSAAMVRRSGLLITEELEPKRMTASARGSRKKPGKRVRQKAGLNREMLDASFGAFGAMVGYKAEEAGIG
- the tnpA gene encoding IS200/IS605 family transposase, whose translation is MTGQVRLHLLHHCVYALHYHLVLVTKYRRKALTRPMLDRLRAIAEMSWDGWGGQLLECNGESDHVHLLVALPPNLGLSRFLNNLKTTSSRLLRREFATTVARFYRKAVLWSRSYCVITCGGAPLTVLKQHIERQETPE
- the purL gene encoding phosphoribosylformylglycinamidine synthase subunit PurL; translated protein: MKTSNEGLSAKNGDLLEELKSFGLSFDEYQRLAQLLGRVPTRAEMALIGVMWSEHCCYKSSKRELKKLPTTGKRVLVKAGEENAGVVDLGNGWAVVFKIESHNHPSAVEPFQGAATGVGGIFRDIFTMGARPVCFMNSLRFGEIRAEKSTQASHNAFLLRHVVAGIAHYGNCVGVPTVGGELAFDSSYEGNPLVNVFCLGVVRVDQIQRGKAEGIGNPVFIAGSKTGRDGLKGAAFASRKLEEQKTEERYSVQIADPFMGRILMSACLELFQEPGVVVGIQDMGAAGLICSTSETAARAKRGMEINLDNVPVREADMQAEEILLSESQERMLLIIHKDKVDRAKAVFTKWGVPFTQIGQVIKEEKLCFYHRGRKAIEISPDLIVHQAPVYELPATEPLMTNPSLPPLEKIPQPIDYKAFLLAFAALPQNSSREWIYRQFDYLVGLHAIEGPGADAAVLRVILGNEPVRLAATLDGNGRYCGIDPYNGAKLAVAEAIRNLSVVGALPLGITDNLNFADPNNSLVYWQFKEAIRGIADACRFFDIPVTGGNVSFYNYSKEGAILPTPVIGAVGLIESDKPIPKLSFQRPGETIVLLGGWGEGLQGSLYLQEWLGITGNQLPWFHLEAEKKHNEVLRLLISEGLVSTAHDLSEGGLALALIESIGSGRKKLGCSIVFPTNRRLDELLFNEAGARTIVSVPKNKLSQVLCNCQHKGLEAVVIGEVLEDYVLKLHYGAESIELKGTEIEESWKNGLDALLSTT
- a CDS encoding N-acetylglucosamine-6-phosphate deacetylase translates to MKIEARDYRSGLPLSISIEKGVYKKIERIPNSHDSLSFPWIAPGLVDLQINGFGGIDVNSEGLSSEQFEILCRKLFENGCTHFLATIITRPRNSYQKYLQKLNQLHCALPLNCIGFHLEGPFLSPSEGSRGVHRIEWMMKPDLSWLDEVMEASGGKVKLITIAPEIDRELSIQFIREAVALGSAVAIGHSEASWEIIQSAVIAGAKLWTHLGNALSPVVPKFQNVLLDVIASDLPYASLIPDGKHVPMVAFRALTKALGSRVILVSDAMAGAAASPGIYHLGHIEIVVDPQGKAIEKQSGRLGGSTLRPFDGVFLAHKMTGTPWWEWWDAYSVRPAEILGIPHGLKEGNEASFCLFDLSPRPFLRELYHKGKKVYCSSQ